Below is a genomic region from Bradyrhizobium sp. 1(2017).
ACTTGATTGACCAACTCTTCAATTCGAGCGAGAAGCGCTTGGCGCGCCTGTTGCTTCTGCTGGCAAATTTCGGCAAGGAATCCAGCTCGCAGCCAATTGGCGTCAATATCAGCCAGGAAACGCTGGCCGAAATGATCGGTGCAACCCGATCACGGGTTAGCTTCTTCATGAACAAGTTCCGTAAGCTCGGCTTCATCAGCTACAATGGAAAGATCGAGGTTCATAGCTCGCTTCTGAACGCGGTTCTGCGCGACAAATCCGAGATAGACCGGAAGGATTGACCGCCGCGCGACGAAGTCGAGCGTATGACCGATCGCCGGGCCAAACGCGTGATATCCGCCCACTTGAATAGCGGATCAGGGCGAACCGGACCCGCCGCCCGTTTGTCCTTGTTGGTCCCAGCGGATGACGGACCAGGCTCTTTCGTGCAGATAGTAGAGGATCATTTTAGTAACGGCCTCAGCACCGGCGATCGAACCTGCAACCTTGACGCTACCGGTGAAGATGAAACTCAGTACGAAGGTGTCGATACTACCGGTGATCCTCCAGCTGACAGCTTTGACCATGGAGCGAAAATGGGAATCTCGCATCCGAATGAACATCCGTCCCTCCCGTCCCTCCTGCGCTCGATCATGTCGGCTATCCCCGCAAAGGCAGGCTGTAGCTGATGCTGCTTCGGGGGCGGGAATCGAATCGTAGGCGCGCTATCCTCCTTGAGGGCCTGGCTATCACGACCGAGTCTTGTCCGGCGACTTTTTTCGCGGCATTATCGTGATGCATATCTCAAGTCAGCCTATGAAATGCCGGCGGCAAAACCTCTCGCACGAGCTCACTTAGATCTAAGGCCTCGCCGCTTTCCGTAATGTCCGAGAATAGAACCTCGATAAAAGGATGTTGCCGATTGAACGCGGCTCCTCGCTGGTATTTCGCGCTCACAATCTGTTGGATCGCCGCAAGATTCAGCTTGCCAAGCGCATTGTATTGATCGCGGAACAGACTTTGCCGTCCGCCATGGTGCTCGATGGATTCGGCCCAGACGTCCATCACTTTGCGGCCTACGAACGCCTCGACGCGTTCAGTTCCATCCTGAGCAAAAAGCCGTAGCCCATCCATGCTATGGGGGCCGTCATCGACGCTAAATTGTGTAAGTGACATCACGATTCCTCCTGTTTCTCTGCGTTTACTAGCATCGGCGTTTCGTCGCGGACTGAGCCTCCCTCGTTCTCCCATCGCGACAGAGCGACAGCGCCCGATCTCGCAACGCTGGGCGTATCCTTTGTCAAAGGCAGCTTGTTGCGACCGACTTCATTGTTGCGCCTGTGCTCCGTCAATAAGATGAAGTCGGCCCGCCAGGTCTTGAATTTACGGCTTTCCTCAGCGCGGGACGAACCCTTGACGAGTTCGCCAGACGCGGTTGCTCTTGCGCGATGTTGCTGAGATTTGAACATATGCAGAGCCCTTTCGTTGGAAGTCTCCGCGCACTCCGGCCAATCTCGATGGTTGACCAGGTTAGATCTGGATATGGGGATCGAAGGGTTGAATAACGACCCCCAGGCATAAATAAGATTGCCAAGAAAGTGCGCATCTGTTGGCGTGCGTTCGATCGCTCCCGCTTGGCAAAAGAGCCGCCGAGCGGAGCGCAACCATCTTCAACCGTACCCTAATTGCGAGCAATGGGTCGGATCGCGTTGTTGTGTACCGCCAAACTCGATGGATGGCATTGGCGAACTGAGAGACTTGTGTGCCTCCTAAGGTAGAGCATGTGCGAAAATTCATCGCGTTTAACAAGAAGATTGCGCATATCGCCGAATTACGGCGTTTCCGTTTAACGCCTCTACGGCCGATCGTATTGCAGTCGAGCTCAGAAACCTTGAACAAGGAGTTTTTCTCGGCGCTCGCTCGCTGGTTTCTTTCGGCTCAGTCGCTTCGCTTTCCTCACTACGTTGCGCGACGGAATGAACCTGGTTGCCAAGGAGTATGTCGCCGCACAGGACCCGATGACCCCGCGTGATCGTTCTCTCGAACTTCGCCGGCGCGGCCTACGAGCTCAACACTGCCGAGATCGTCAATCCGTATGACCCCGACGCAGTCGCCGAAGCATTGCAGACAGCGCTGGGAATGCCACTAGGAGAACGACTGCGTTGGGAGGCCACGATGACATCACTGCGTGGCGAGAGTTCCTCGAGGCGACAGCCGCTAACTGGCGGTCGCTTAGAACGCGGCATCAGTGCAGCAGGTCTCGATATTCTCGTTCTTCAACAATTTGCTCCCGTCCATCGGTAAGGTGTTATTTCGAAATCATCTCCGGGGCGGAAATGATCCACGCGTGACGGGATTACTTGCATCCGCTTCCTTGTCGCGCCGAACCAGATAGACCAGGTCGCCCGCAGCATTCTCCTTTTTCGCATCAACGTAATACACCTCTTCTTCTGGCTCGGCGCGGCGCACCCTGATCGGCGACTTCCCATCCCAAAGCGGTCTGTGTCCAATCATCATTCGCTTCAAACCCTCCTGCAGCCGGTCCTCCTTGCCGAATTCTCTTGCCTGACGACTCGTCGCGGCTCTGAACGCCAGAATCGGCTGACCGTCGATCTCCAGAACGAAGACGGTCGGATATGACGTCTCAGTTTTAGCTGGCATAATCATCCGAATCACTCCTTTCACGGCCAGTCGAACCTCCTGGCGAGATGCGGGCCTGTTGTCAGTCGGCACTCGCGCTGCTCGGTACGTTCCCCCTCCCGAAGCGGGGCGCACCGAGGTTCTGATTGCGTTTGCCCCGCGGCTCGCAGACTAAGCATTGTAGTGTGGTCTGTCGTGCAATCAGTCGATAGACGGGGTATATAAGTGCTCTGGCGGCGAGGACGGCTTGTTGTCCAACCAAAGCGCACCTCGATTAAGGCAACGGCCTCGGTGCGAGGGGCATCCGAGGCCGCTAAGCCTTCCGCCGGGCATTGGGGCAAAATGTCGACCGGTCAGTGGGCCTGGCTCTCGGAGATAAATCTTCGATCGCTGAGGACTAAGGATTCCCAAGATCAATCGTTCCATTAATAAGCGAGGCTTGGGTGACAATCGACGATGCATCACCTGACACCGGTGCCGGCGGAGGGCTCGCACGGGTTGATGATGGAGACGATCTCGATTGGCTCAGGCGAGCTGGCAGACGCGCGGCGCACCGACGCAAGCATCCCCTTGGCTAAGGAGCCGCTCGGTCAGCAGCCGGTCTCGTTATGAAGGATCTCACGAAGGAAACAATGGACGTCGCCGCCGCGCGGCACCTTGCGGGCGGCTTCGACTTCCGTGCCTACACTCCGCATAAGATTGCCCACGAGCTGATGTGCTGGGATCAGATGTTCGAGGACGCCGATTACACGCAGCTTGTTGTGGCTGTGACGAATTGGCAAAGCTGCCGTCGCGACTAGGGAGCTATGGAGCCGATCGGCAGTTTGGTCGAACTATGGCGCGGGTCCCGGACTACCGCTGCATCACCATTGCTCCGACGATCAGTAGCGCAAAAAAGATCGGCAGCAATACCGGAGGTACGAGCCACTCGCGAAGGCTTGCTTTATTGATGTTCGTCATTTCGGACCGCCCTTCAGACGGCGGGAGCGCAACGATCTCTCAGTCACCGATAACAGCCGGGTGGACGCGCGATGATATGGGACACATGGTGACGCTGGACTGAATTAGAAAGGTCAGCAGCAACTTATTTGTCGCTAGCTGCTTGTAATCCGGTCCAGGGTCGCCAGTTACTCGTCGGCCGCCGGATCTCTTCGGAGTGTTTGTCCACCCGGCGAGGTTTTCGCCGCTGAACTTGATCGGACTGGCCGTGTGATTGATTTCCAAATCATAGTCGATCATATGACAAAACGCGGCGTGCCGTGCATTTTGGGGGATACGACAGCGCGATCGAAGCATCATTCTTCATAGAGGAAGACGCATTGAGACGGCTTCGCCCGGGTTGCCATGATGAACGTGGTTTCCTGGACGTGTTTGATTGCAATCGCGATGTGATATGTGCCGCGGCCGCTAAGGTTTACGTTAGAGGCAGCAGGGGCTCCTATGATATGGTCGCCGGTTATTTTTCGAAAAGCGCTTGAATCAGCCTTGCCGCGACATCGCGCTCGTCCGATGGTCGATCTAAGGAGGGGAGGCAATGAGCAACTTCAAGGTAAATGTCGCGCGTATCGAAATGATCAAGCCGAACGAACGAGGCGAGGACATTCGTTTGACATTCCATTTCGAAGGCGATGAAACCAGGTTTAGTTGCCCATCTTCTTGAACTCTCGCGAGTTCGACGACACTGAGATCGTCAAGGTTGCGCGAAGCAAGTTGCATGACCTTTTCCGGCATCTTTCCAGTCAGTGCGAGGATTGGCAGTTGTCGGACAACGAGCGTCGCGAGCTTGCAAAGATCAACGTGCGGCCAAGTGCCTATCTAAAGTCCACGCTGTCGAAATGAATTATTGCGGCTGCGGCGCCATAAGCGGGGAATAGCGGGACTGCATCCACACCGTTCAAGCTGCGCATGCGGCTTTTCAAATGGGGCCCGGACTTCACGTGGTGGGTGCTCTAAGACCTGGCGACCGTAGCCAATCGTTGATGTCCGAGGCGGTCTCAG
It encodes:
- a CDS encoding DUF1488 family protein, translated to MHFGGYDSAIEASFFIEEDALRRLRPGCHDERGFLDVFDCNRDVICAAAAKVYVRGSRGSYDMVAGYFSKSA
- a CDS encoding signal transduction histidine kinase yields the protein MSLTQFSVDDGPHSMDGLRLFAQDGTERVEAFVGRKVMDVWAESIEHHGGRQSLFRDQYNALGKLNLAAIQQIVSAKYQRGAAFNRQHPFIEVLFSDITESGEALDLSELVREVLPPAFHRLT
- a CDS encoding DUF2061 domain-containing protein, with product MFIRMRDSHFRSMVKAVSWRITGSIDTFVLSFIFTGSVKVAGSIAGAEAVTKMILYYLHERAWSVIRWDQQGQTGGGSGSP
- a CDS encoding trehalose-6-phosphate synthase gives rise to the protein MIVLSNFAGAAYELNTAEIVNPYDPDAVAEALQTALGMPLGERLRWEATMTSLRGESSSRRQPLTGGRLERGISAAGLDILVLQQFAPVHR